The genomic region CGAAGGCGGGGTTGAGCAGGAGCAGGTCGAACCAGACCAGCCGGGCGAGGCCGAGCAGCAGCAGCAGCGCTTTGGCCAGCCCGGGCAGTCGCCCGGCGCGGAACGGCGCCCAGCCGGCCGCGAGCGCCGCCTGGGTGAACAGCGCACGCTCGACAAAGCCCCAGGCCAGGAAGCGCTCGGGCGTGGCGATCGCCAGAGGCTGCTTGGCGAGCGTGTAGAGCAGCAGCACGGCGCCCGTGCCCGCGAGGATCGCGGCGCCACGCCGGGCGCGTCCGAAGGCGCGCGGGTCGACGAAGAGGAAGGCCAACGCGACGGCAATCGGCAGCCCGAGGACGCGCAGCAGATCGGCGAAGACCGGCAGCTCCTTGTAAGGCAGGCGATCACCGATCAGCGCCACGAAGATTGCCGAGGCAACGTCGAGTAACGGCGGCCCCGCGGCGACCAGCGCGGCGAGCAGCCACAGGATCGGTAGCGCGAACAGGGTGGGCGCGCGCACCTGCCGTGCCCAGACGGCCAGCCCCCCCAGCACCAGTGCGAGCGGGACCGACAGCCAGCCATGCGGCAGCGCCTGGGCCAGCGCCACGGTCAGCAGCAGCGCAGATGCCAGCGTCGCGGCGATGAGCGCGGGATCGTCGGCGTCGCTGCGCAGCATCCAGGCGAGCCGGGCGCAGGCGAGCGCGGCGCCGAGTTCGAGCAGGCCCCAGCCGAGCGGGGGCAGCAGCGCCGGGGTCAGCACATGCGCGACGAGCACGGGGCCAGCGGCGCCGAGCAGCGCGAGCGCGATCCATTGCCGCCCGCGTGCCGCCAGCGCATGGCCGGCGCCGGTGAACAGCAGCGCCGCAACGAGCGCGCCAGTCGGCGTGCTGCCGTGGTGGACGGCGGTGAGCCCCAGGGCCTCGAGTGCCAGCAGCAGCGCCATCGCGGCGGGGGCACCGGGGAGATAGACGGCGTCGCGCCAGGCAAGCACCAGCGTCGCGGCGGCGAGAACGAGGTAGAAGCTCCAGGCGAGCGGCCCGAAATCGAGCCCCGGCGCGATCGACACCAGCTGCAGCAATCCGACCAGCAACGGCGCGAGCCGCAGCCAGCGGTTGCGCAGGCCCGCGGCGGGCAGCGCGGCGCTCGCCCCGCCTGCCAGCAGCATGGTGTAAAGGCCGATGGCGGAGAGATTGCCGCGCCCGTCGAGCACCGCGATCAGGAATTGCGTCCAGCCCAGCCCCGCGACGCTCGCCGCCAGCGCCAGCCAGCCCCAGCGGCGATGCACCGCCAGCCCGAACAAGGCGGCGACGAACAGCCCGAGATAGACGAGCAGCGGTGCGATGCCCGCGGCGTTGAACCCGGCCACCAGCGGCGCGAGGAAGCCGCCCGCCAGCGCCATGATCGCGGTCGGCGGGCCGTGGCGCAGCGACAGCCCCATCGCCCCGAGCGTCACCAGCACGACCGCGCCGAACGCGGTGAGCGGGGCGATCAGATGGTAGAGCGCGGCCGCCATGTAGAGCGTGCCGTAGAGGCTCGCGATGCCGGCGCCGGCGAAGACCTGCCCCAGCCGGGCATCGTCGCGGGTGGCGGGGAGTCGGCGCACGACTTCGCTCGCCGCGACCAGCGCGAGGCCGAACAGCGCGGCGATGAACGTGCGCGCGGCGGGGCCGAGCAGGCCCTGCTCGATCGAATAACGCACCAGGAAGAAGCCCGCGAGCACCAGCGCGACGCCGCCGATCCAGATCGGCAGGCGGCCGCCGACCAGCGTCTCGAAACTGAGGCGGGGCAGGGTGAAGGCAGGGCTCGGCGCAGGCGACGGTCCTTCGACCGGTGCCGGTATGGGCACCGGCGGGATCTCGCTTCCGTCATCGGTCTCATCCGCGGGTATGCGCGGGCCCTGGAGGTCGGCGGTCTGCACGCGCGCTACCGGCCGCGGCGCCGGTGCCTGCGCGCGGCCGTCCAGCCGCGCGAGCCGCACCTCCAGCGTCTGCAGGTCGTGCTCCAGCCGGTCGATCCGCCGCTTGAGCACGGCGAAGGCGGTCGCGGCGGCGACGGCGAGCAGCAGGAAGGCATAGGCAGTCATCGCGCCCGACTTCGCACGTTCCGGCGGCGATGTCGCGCACCGGCCGCGCGACACGCCCCAAAATCGGCTATGCTGCGCGCCATATAGGAGAGGAACACCGATGATCGTCTATGGTTCGACCTTGTCCCCGTACGTCCGCAAATGCATGGTGTTCGGGGCGGAGAAGGGCTTGGAACTGCAGCTGAAATTTGCAGGGCCCGGCAGCCCGGACCCCGAGTTTCGCGCGATCAGCCCGTTCGGCAAGATGCCGGGTTTCCGCGACGGCGACTTCACCATTTCCGATTCGTCCGCGATCGTGACCTATCTGGAGGCGAAATATCCCGAGCCCAATCTGATCCCGCTGGCGCCCGAAGCGAGGGCGCGGACGATCTGGTTCGACGAACTGGCCGACACGATCATGATGGCGGCGGGGTCGGCCATCTTCGGCAATCGGTTCGTGAAGCCGCGGGTGATGCAGTTGCCGTGCGACCACGCCGCCGCCGACCAGGCCGAGAACGAGTTGCTGCCGCCGATCTTCATCTATCTGGAAACGGCCATCCCCGACAGCGGCTTCCTGGTGGAGGACCGGCTGACCCTCGCCGATATCGCGGTCGCAAGCCCGCTCGCGACGCTGGGCTGCGTCGGCGTGTGCGTCGATGCCGCACGCTATCCGCGCACTGCGGCCTATGTCGAGGCGATCCACGCCCGGCCGAGCTTCGCCGCGATCCTCGCGCGCGACAAGGCGCAGGTGGCGGCGTTGGGCGGCGCAGTAGCCAAGGCGCCCGTCGCCGCTTAGATGGGCGGCATGCGTATCCCCTTCACCAAGTGCCATGGCTCGGGCAACGACTTCCCGCTCATTGATGCCCGCGTGATGACGCTGTCCGAAGCCGAGTGGGCGACGCTCGCCCGCCTGCTCGCTGATCGCGCCGGGCCGGTGGGCGGCGACGGCCTGCTCGCGCTGGTGCCGGGCGACGACGCCCACGCCTTCGGCATGCGGATGTGGAATTCGGACGGCTCGGAGGCGGAGACCTGCCTCAACGGGCTGCGCTGCACCGCGCGGCTC from Sphingomonas sp. harbors:
- a CDS encoding DUF2339 domain-containing protein, whose translation is MTAYAFLLLAVAAATAFAVLKRRIDRLEHDLQTLEVRLARLDGRAQAPAPRPVARVQTADLQGPRIPADETDDGSEIPPVPIPAPVEGPSPAPSPAFTLPRLSFETLVGGRLPIWIGGVALVLAGFFLVRYSIEQGLLGPAARTFIAALFGLALVAASEVVRRLPATRDDARLGQVFAGAGIASLYGTLYMAAALYHLIAPLTAFGAVVLVTLGAMGLSLRHGPPTAIMALAGGFLAPLVAGFNAAGIAPLLVYLGLFVAALFGLAVHRRWGWLALAASVAGLGWTQFLIAVLDGRGNLSAIGLYTMLLAGGASAALPAAGLRNRWLRLAPLLVGLLQLVSIAPGLDFGPLAWSFYLVLAAATLVLAWRDAVYLPGAPAAMALLLALEALGLTAVHHGSTPTGALVAALLFTGAGHALAARGRQWIALALLGAAGPVLVAHVLTPALLPPLGWGLLELGAALACARLAWMLRSDADDPALIAATLASALLLTVALAQALPHGWLSVPLALVLGGLAVWARQVRAPTLFALPILWLLAALVAAGPPLLDVASAIFVALIGDRLPYKELPVFADLLRVLGLPIAVALAFLFVDPRAFGRARRGAAILAGTGAVLLLYTLAKQPLAIATPERFLAWGFVERALFTQAALAAGWAPFRAGRLPGLAKALLLLLGLARLVWFDLLLLNPAFVAQQAGPLLAAHLALAAFWCWTLPRLRVPAALLSIAAALAAIRCAAHGTLLTGPIGSLENGGYSAALLLLALAWLWRGIAAGRHDLRLAGLGLLTLTTCKVFLVDAAALDGLLRILSFLGLGVALIAIGWAYSRFLARPAAAAQEAPPLT
- a CDS encoding glutathione S-transferase family protein, with the translated sequence MIVYGSTLSPYVRKCMVFGAEKGLELQLKFAGPGSPDPEFRAISPFGKMPGFRDGDFTISDSSAIVTYLEAKYPEPNLIPLAPEARARTIWFDELADTIMMAAGSAIFGNRFVKPRVMQLPCDHAAADQAENELLPPIFIYLETAIPDSGFLVEDRLTLADIAVASPLATLGCVGVCVDAARYPRTAAYVEAIHARPSFAAILARDKAQVAALGGAVAKAPVAA